The following are encoded in a window of Clarias gariepinus isolate MV-2021 ecotype Netherlands chromosome 8, CGAR_prim_01v2, whole genome shotgun sequence genomic DNA:
- the slc43a1b gene encoding solute carrier family 43 member 1b, translating to MAPSLSQAYRRRWWMAVTAIIENLLFSAVLLGWGSLLIMLKAEGFYSHLCIENATENHVNRSLEEDSVWLSCVEQEEVLNLGFTIGSFIISAATLPLGILMDKYGPRPIRLMGSSCFAFSVMLIAVAAYDPSILSPLIFIAVSFNGFGGICLTFSSLTLANMFGNVRSTILSLMIGSYASSAVTFPGVKLIYDLGVSFHLIFWVWGGMACLVFLNCIVNWPVESFPAPEEISYTKKVKLSGVAMDHTVTGDRCYTHETTVEQEMTRKQIFDEYIQSTGAPQQSQGTQPFRRSVCSAIFLWSLITMAMTQLRIIFYMGAMNKMLEFLVTHGDPHAPEELLKESEEQVSFYSSVFGTMQLLCLLTSPLIGYIMDWRMKDCEEDNNLVDGEKRPPKRDRKIQKLTNAIRAFIFTNLLLVFFGITCLIDNLPLQLVSFVLHTVVRGFIHSCCGGLYAAVYPSNHFGTLTGLQSLMSAVFALLQQPLFVCMLGPLRGNPYWINFGLLIFSAAGFLLPGYLFYHRRQLIEQKMIQDQAATDQLAVVLNQSANGPDKLSSDVLDTDEV from the exons ATGGCACCGTCTCTCTCACAAGCATACAGAAGGCGCTGGTGGATGGCCGTGACAGCTATAATTGAAAACCTGCTCTTCTCCGCAGTGCTGCTAGGATGGGGTTCACTCTTAATTATGCTTAAGGCTGAGGGTTTTTACTCACATTTGTGCATAG AAAATGCAACTGAGAATCATGTTAACAGAAGTTTGGAGGAGGACTCTGTGTGGTTGAGCTGTGTTGAGCAGGAAGAGGTCCTAAATCTCGGCTTTACGATTGGCTCATTCATCATAAGTGCAGCCACTCTGCCACTGGGAATCCTGATGGACAAGTATGGGCCACGCCCCATACGGCTGATGGGCAG TTCCTGTTTTGCCTTCTCAGTGATGTTGATTGCAGTAGCAGCATATGATCCTTCAA TATTATCGCCTCTCATCTTTATTGCTGTCTCCTTTAATGGCTTTGGGGGGATATGTCTGACCTTTTCATCATTAACG CTCGCTAACATGTTTGGAAATGTGCGTTCCACCATTCTTTCACTCATGATTGGTTCCTATGCTTCCTCTGCAGTTACCTTCCCAGGAGTAAAG cTAATCTATGATCTAGGGGTGTCATTCCACTTGATCTTCTGGGTGTGGGGAGGCATGGCATGTCTCGTCTTTCTCAACTGCATAGTTAACTGGCCGGTGGAGTCATTCCCTGCTCCCGAGGAGATCAGCTACAC TAAAAAAGTCAAGCTGAGTGGTGTAGCAATGGATCATACAGTGACAGGCGATCGCTGCTACACTCACGAAACCACTGTAGAACAGGAAATGACTAGAAAACAGATTTTTGATGAATATATACAAAGCACTGGAGCACCTCAACAAAGTCAGG GTACCCAGCCATTTCGCCGGTCTGTGTGTTCTGCCATCTTCTTGTGGAGTTTGATCACCATGGCAATGACCCAGCTCCGCATCATATTTTATATGGGGGCCATGAATAAGATGCTGGAGTTCCTGGTTACACACGGTGACCCTCATG CTCCTGAAGAGTTGCTGAAAGAGTCAGAAGAACAAG TGAGCTTCTACTCATCTGTCTTCGGCACTATGCAGCTGCTGTGTCTCCTGACTTCACCTCTTATTGGGTACATCATGGACTGGAGGATGAAAGACTGTGAGGAGGACAATAACTTGGTGGATGGAGAGAAAAG GCCACccaagagagacagaaagatccAGAAACTCACCAATGCAATCCGAGCTTTTATCTTTACCAACCTCTTGTTAGTGTTCTTTGGCATCACATGCTTGATAGACAACCTTCCTCTCCAG TTGGTGTCCTTTGTTCTTCATACTGTTGTAAGAGGATTCATCCATTCTTGCTGTGGAGGACTCTATGCTGCTGT GTATCCATCTAACCACTTTGGCACTCTGACGGGCCTGCAGTCTCTTATGAGCGCTGTGTTCGCTCTTCTACAACAGCCACTGTTCGTCTGTATGCTGGGTCCACTCAGGGGAAACCCTTACTGG ATCAACTTTGGGCTGCTGATTTTCTCAGCCGCTGGCTTTCTGTTGCCAGGATACCTGTTTTATCATCGCAGGCAACTCATTGAACAGAAGATGATACAGGACCAGGCAGCAACTGACCAATTAGCAGTTGTCCTTAACCAATCAGCAAATGGCCCTGATAAACTCAGCAGTGATGTTCTTGATACAGACGAAGTTTAA